The following proteins are encoded in a genomic region of Anabas testudineus chromosome 13, fAnaTes1.2, whole genome shotgun sequence:
- the st3gal4 gene encoding CMP-N-acetylneuraminate-beta-galactosamide-alpha-2,3-sialyltransferase 4 isoform X1, with translation MFQKTPKTWCLRLLPVLLFFIALVIYHCPYVILRRYIDTSKFLNSSKSLCGGRLIQWESLNFNINRTKQLFLKLEDFFWREHVSKLALPYGIKGSEPLLLKVLAVTANYQVPADIDNLECRTCVVIGNGFSIKNSSLGRMINTYDVVIRLNDAPVRGYENDVGSKTTMRFFYPESASSDPRLHNEPDTLMVLVPFKQQDLQWLKEILYNEKRGRKGFWKPPPQIWVADVNKIRVLDPHFLWQTANRLLQIPLRHRSKQKSVHPTTGILAVFVALNYCDVVHIAGFGYPNSRTIGQPIHYYGNDTMKSMKNSYHDLKHEAETLKRLKDSGAVMYLNSDS, from the exons gtACATAGACACCAGCAAGTTTCTGAACAGTAGCAAGTCGCTGTGTGGCGGCAGGCTAATCCAGTGGGAGAGTCTTAACTTTAA TATTAACAGGACGAAGCAGCTCTTTCTGAAACTGGAGGATTTCTTCTGGAGAGAGCATGTATCAAAGCTGGCATTACCTTATGGCATTAAGGGCAGTG AACCGCTGCTACTGAAAGTTCTTGCTGTAACAGCAAATTATCAGGTGCCAGCTGATATTGACAA TCTTGAATGCAGAACCTGTGTAGTCATAGGGAATGGCTTTTCCATTAAAAACAGCTCCTTGGGAAGGATGATCAACACATATGATGTAGTCATTCG GTTAAATGATGCCCCAGTGAGAGGCTATGAGAATGATGTAGGATCCAAGACTACGATGAGGTTCTTCTACCCAGAGTCGGCCTCCAGTGACCCTCGATTGCACAATGAGCCTGACACGCTTATGGTCCTGGTGCCTTTCAAACAGCAAGATCTACAGTGGCTCAAAGAGATCCTCTATAATGAGAAGAGG GGCAGGAAAGGCTTCTGGAAGCCCCCTCCTCAAATCTGGGTGGCTGATGTGAATAAAATAAGGGTGCTGGACCCCCACTTTCTGTGGCAGACTGCAAACAGACTGCTCCAGATCCCTCTGCGCCATAGGAGCAAACAG AAGTCAGTGCATCCTACCACGGGTATCCTCGCTGTGTTTGTTGCTCTCAACTACTGTGATGTGGTCCACATTGCTGGTTTCGGATACCCAAATTCCAGGACCATAGGGCAACCAATCCATTACTATGGAAATGACACCATGAAGTCAATGAAG AATTCTTACCATGACCTTAAACACGAGGCCGAAACCTTAAAAAGACTAAAGGACTCTGGCGCTGTTATGTACCTGAACTCAGATTCATGA
- the st3gal4 gene encoding CMP-N-acetylneuraminate-beta-galactosamide-alpha-2,3-sialyltransferase 4 isoform X2, whose translation MFQKTPKTWCLRLLPVLLFFIALVIYHCPYVILRRYIDTSKFLNSSKSLCGGRLIQWESLNFNINRTKQLFLKLEDFFWREHVSKLALPYGIKGSEPLLLKVLAVTANYQVPADIDNLECRTCVVIGNGFSIKNSSLGRMINTYDVVIRLNDAPVRGYENDVGSKTTMRFFYPESASSDPRLHNEPDTLMVLVPFKQQDLQWLKEILYNEKRGRKGFWKPPPQIWVADVNKIRVLDPHFLWQTANRLLQIPLRHRSKQSVHPTTGILAVFVALNYCDVVHIAGFGYPNSRTIGQPIHYYGNDTMKSMKNSYHDLKHEAETLKRLKDSGAVMYLNSDS comes from the exons gtACATAGACACCAGCAAGTTTCTGAACAGTAGCAAGTCGCTGTGTGGCGGCAGGCTAATCCAGTGGGAGAGTCTTAACTTTAA TATTAACAGGACGAAGCAGCTCTTTCTGAAACTGGAGGATTTCTTCTGGAGAGAGCATGTATCAAAGCTGGCATTACCTTATGGCATTAAGGGCAGTG AACCGCTGCTACTGAAAGTTCTTGCTGTAACAGCAAATTATCAGGTGCCAGCTGATATTGACAA TCTTGAATGCAGAACCTGTGTAGTCATAGGGAATGGCTTTTCCATTAAAAACAGCTCCTTGGGAAGGATGATCAACACATATGATGTAGTCATTCG GTTAAATGATGCCCCAGTGAGAGGCTATGAGAATGATGTAGGATCCAAGACTACGATGAGGTTCTTCTACCCAGAGTCGGCCTCCAGTGACCCTCGATTGCACAATGAGCCTGACACGCTTATGGTCCTGGTGCCTTTCAAACAGCAAGATCTACAGTGGCTCAAAGAGATCCTCTATAATGAGAAGAGG GGCAGGAAAGGCTTCTGGAAGCCCCCTCCTCAAATCTGGGTGGCTGATGTGAATAAAATAAGGGTGCTGGACCCCCACTTTCTGTGGCAGACTGCAAACAGACTGCTCCAGATCCCTCTGCGCCATAGGAGCAAACAG TCAGTGCATCCTACCACGGGTATCCTCGCTGTGTTTGTTGCTCTCAACTACTGTGATGTGGTCCACATTGCTGGTTTCGGATACCCAAATTCCAGGACCATAGGGCAACCAATCCATTACTATGGAAATGACACCATGAAGTCAATGAAG AATTCTTACCATGACCTTAAACACGAGGCCGAAACCTTAAAAAGACTAAAGGACTCTGGCGCTGTTATGTACCTGAACTCAGATTCATGA